The Solanum pennellii chromosome 11, SPENNV200 genome contains a region encoding:
- the LOC107005086 gene encoding BLOC-1-related complex subunit 8 homolog isoform X1 — protein sequence MFNSDDEPLAFKKMHEFSTVDGFVEISESLADMIKFIANEPSVGLFYIQQHSQKAAPNLVNLKNSIEEKSREMALHTEDSDDSITVIRSMKECGLPIANGMIKDLRHTLAVISKKQPKKGLISGTSSSFPVSIATSWSPSTWVRNTVSEEDDNRTAGYLSNVFQSAKQKASNFKWPQLETGESLPAKSEPSSSDKDEPSVTHINDALLAADVSSSSSLGRTNSEDLTLSSQTANELQQEQVNKSMSYDQLLSLTENFDEFKADKEAKLEEWLGGTLKS from the exons ATGTTCAA CAGTGATGATGAACCGTTGGCCTTCAAGAAAATGCATGAATTTTCCACAGTGGACGGCTTTGTAGAGATAAGTGAATCCTTGGCGGACATGATAAAGTTCATTGCAAATGAGCCCTCTGTTGGGCTTTTCTATATTCAACAGCATTCCCAGAAAGCAGCCCCCAACCTTGTTAATCTCAAAAACAGTATCGAAGAAAAATCCCGTGAAATGGCACTTCACACTGAAGATTCGGATGATTCCATCACCGTGATAAGGTCGATGAAAGAGTGTGGCCTTCCAATTGCTAATGGTATGATCAAAGATCTCAGACATACCCTGGCTGTCATTTCAAAGAAACAACCAAAAAAAGGATTGATTAGCGGAACCAGTTCTAGCTTCCCAGTAAGTATAGCTACCTCTTGGAGTCCTTCCACCTGGGTTCGTAATACTGTTTCAGAAGAGGATGATAACAGGACAGCTGGATATCTCTCGAATGTTTTTCAGTCTGCAAAACAGAAGGCTAGTAACTTCAAGTGGCCTCAGTTAGAAACCGGAGAATCACTACCAGCCAAGAGTGAACCATCTTCATCAGACAAGGATGAACCATCTGTGACCCATATTAATGACGCGCTATTAGCTGCAGATGTGAGCTCTTCGTCCTCACTTGGACGGACTAACAGTGAAGACTTAACATTGTCAAGTCAAACTGCAAATGAGCTACAACAAGAACAGGTAAACAAAAGCATGTCCTATGACCAACTGCTGTCTTTAACCGAAAACTTTGATGAATTCAAAGCAGATAAAGAAGCGAAACTAGAAGAGTGGTTGGGAGGGACGTTGAAATCATAA
- the LOC107005086 gene encoding BLOC-1-related complex subunit 8 homolog isoform X2 → MFNDDEPLAFKKMHEFSTVDGFVEISESLADMIKFIANEPSVGLFYIQQHSQKAAPNLVNLKNSIEEKSREMALHTEDSDDSITVIRSMKECGLPIANGMIKDLRHTLAVISKKQPKKGLISGTSSSFPVSIATSWSPSTWVRNTVSEEDDNRTAGYLSNVFQSAKQKASNFKWPQLETGESLPAKSEPSSSDKDEPSVTHINDALLAADVSSSSSLGRTNSEDLTLSSQTANELQQEQVNKSMSYDQLLSLTENFDEFKADKEAKLEEWLGGTLKS, encoded by the exons ATGTTCAA TGATGATGAACCGTTGGCCTTCAAGAAAATGCATGAATTTTCCACAGTGGACGGCTTTGTAGAGATAAGTGAATCCTTGGCGGACATGATAAAGTTCATTGCAAATGAGCCCTCTGTTGGGCTTTTCTATATTCAACAGCATTCCCAGAAAGCAGCCCCCAACCTTGTTAATCTCAAAAACAGTATCGAAGAAAAATCCCGTGAAATGGCACTTCACACTGAAGATTCGGATGATTCCATCACCGTGATAAGGTCGATGAAAGAGTGTGGCCTTCCAATTGCTAATGGTATGATCAAAGATCTCAGACATACCCTGGCTGTCATTTCAAAGAAACAACCAAAAAAAGGATTGATTAGCGGAACCAGTTCTAGCTTCCCAGTAAGTATAGCTACCTCTTGGAGTCCTTCCACCTGGGTTCGTAATACTGTTTCAGAAGAGGATGATAACAGGACAGCTGGATATCTCTCGAATGTTTTTCAGTCTGCAAAACAGAAGGCTAGTAACTTCAAGTGGCCTCAGTTAGAAACCGGAGAATCACTACCAGCCAAGAGTGAACCATCTTCATCAGACAAGGATGAACCATCTGTGACCCATATTAATGACGCGCTATTAGCTGCAGATGTGAGCTCTTCGTCCTCACTTGGACGGACTAACAGTGAAGACTTAACATTGTCAAGTCAAACTGCAAATGAGCTACAACAAGAACAGGTAAACAAAAGCATGTCCTATGACCAACTGCTGTCTTTAACCGAAAACTTTGATGAATTCAAAGCAGATAAAGAAGCGAAACTAGAAGAGTGGTTGGGAGGGACGTTGAAATCATAA
- the LOC107005086 gene encoding BLOC-1-related complex subunit 8 homolog isoform X3: MHEFSTVDGFVEISESLADMIKFIANEPSVGLFYIQQHSQKAAPNLVNLKNSIEEKSREMALHTEDSDDSITVIRSMKECGLPIANGMIKDLRHTLAVISKKQPKKGLISGTSSSFPVSIATSWSPSTWVRNTVSEEDDNRTAGYLSNVFQSAKQKASNFKWPQLETGESLPAKSEPSSSDKDEPSVTHINDALLAADVSSSSSLGRTNSEDLTLSSQTANELQQEQVNKSMSYDQLLSLTENFDEFKADKEAKLEEWLGGTLKS, encoded by the coding sequence ATGCATGAATTTTCCACAGTGGACGGCTTTGTAGAGATAAGTGAATCCTTGGCGGACATGATAAAGTTCATTGCAAATGAGCCCTCTGTTGGGCTTTTCTATATTCAACAGCATTCCCAGAAAGCAGCCCCCAACCTTGTTAATCTCAAAAACAGTATCGAAGAAAAATCCCGTGAAATGGCACTTCACACTGAAGATTCGGATGATTCCATCACCGTGATAAGGTCGATGAAAGAGTGTGGCCTTCCAATTGCTAATGGTATGATCAAAGATCTCAGACATACCCTGGCTGTCATTTCAAAGAAACAACCAAAAAAAGGATTGATTAGCGGAACCAGTTCTAGCTTCCCAGTAAGTATAGCTACCTCTTGGAGTCCTTCCACCTGGGTTCGTAATACTGTTTCAGAAGAGGATGATAACAGGACAGCTGGATATCTCTCGAATGTTTTTCAGTCTGCAAAACAGAAGGCTAGTAACTTCAAGTGGCCTCAGTTAGAAACCGGAGAATCACTACCAGCCAAGAGTGAACCATCTTCATCAGACAAGGATGAACCATCTGTGACCCATATTAATGACGCGCTATTAGCTGCAGATGTGAGCTCTTCGTCCTCACTTGGACGGACTAACAGTGAAGACTTAACATTGTCAAGTCAAACTGCAAATGAGCTACAACAAGAACAGGTAAACAAAAGCATGTCCTATGACCAACTGCTGTCTTTAACCGAAAACTTTGATGAATTCAAAGCAGATAAAGAAGCGAAACTAGAAGAGTGGTTGGGAGGGACGTTGAAATCATAA